From one Streptomyces sp. NBC_01478 genomic stretch:
- a CDS encoding SRPBCC family protein, whose translation MKIDNEFSVGVPVERAWQALTDLEALAPCMPGAELTGVDGDVHRGKVKVKVGPMISQFTGTARFVERDESAHHAVISAAGKDMRGGGNASATVDARLRGEGAGTVVTVSTDLNISGRLAQFGSGMIQEISEKLFAQFVANVETQLLATQDQPEAEAEQVPETVPAPVAQPAAAEPLNLMSVAGASVYKRLIPVVVAAVVIAVVVYLLVR comes from the coding sequence ATGAAGATCGACAACGAGTTCAGCGTCGGTGTGCCGGTCGAGCGGGCCTGGCAGGCGCTCACCGATCTGGAGGCCCTCGCCCCGTGCATGCCCGGCGCCGAACTCACCGGCGTCGACGGCGATGTCCACCGGGGCAAGGTCAAGGTCAAAGTCGGGCCCATGATCAGCCAGTTCACGGGAACGGCGCGCTTCGTGGAACGGGACGAGAGTGCCCACCACGCCGTGATCAGCGCGGCCGGCAAGGACATGCGCGGGGGTGGCAACGCCTCCGCGACGGTCGACGCCCGGCTGCGCGGCGAGGGCGCGGGCACGGTCGTGACGGTCAGCACGGACCTCAACATCAGCGGCAGGCTCGCCCAGTTCGGCAGCGGCATGATCCAGGAGATCTCGGAGAAGCTGTTCGCGCAGTTCGTGGCGAACGTGGAGACGCAGTTGCTGGCGACGCAGGACCAACCGGAGGCGGAGGCGGAGCAGGTGCCGGAGACGGTTCCGGCACCCGTGGCACAGCCGGCGGCGGCCGAGCCGCTGAACCTGATGAGTGTGGCCGGCGCATCGGTGTACAAGCGGCTGATCCCCGTCGTCGTCGCGGCCGTCGTCATCGCAGTGGTGGTCTATCTGCTGGTCCGATGA